Genomic segment of Rhodocaloribacter litoris:
CGCGACACCCGGCGGAACCCGCTGTGCAGGGCCACCGGCACGAAGAAGCGGACCCGGCTGCCCTCCTCGAACACGAACGGCTCGACCTCCCCCCAGAGCATCAGGTTCACGTCGAGCAGGCGGCGGTCCTCCCCTTCCGTTCGCTGTTCGCCGAAAGCCAGCGCGGCGAAAAAGTTGGGCCGTGCGTAGCTGATCCCGGCGACGGGCCCGTCAAAGTCGAAGGTGGGGTCGGGGCGCACGGTGCCGTCGAAGGAGAAGCGGACCCCGTAGTAACCGACGGTCAGGGCCTGGGACGGCCCGTTGGTCCCGCCGAAGGTGGGGCGCTGGGCGACGACCTGCAACAGGCCGATCGTTGCCCACCCGGCTCCCACGAGCAGCAGGATGCCGGCCCGCCGCATCACGTCACCTCCTTGCCGGTCTCGGCGTCGAAGAGGCGGAAGCCCAGCGGGTCGAGGGCGGCATCGGTCTCCAGGCGGACCCGGACGTGGTGCTTCATGCGCCAGCGCCCGACGCAGTTGATCAGCCCGCGCCGCAGATAGGCCGCCGTGAAGGGGTGCACCCGCAGCCGGAGCAGGCCCCGCCGCCCCTGTTCCTTGTAGGCGACGATCCCCCGCTCGATTTCCTCGACCAGTGCTTCCGGTGCCCGCACCGGCATGCCGTTTCGCTCGGCCGGCACGGCGGCTTCCGGCTTCGGCGCTTCTGCGCCCCCCGTATCCTCGTCGTCCGTCGTGCCGTTCGGGCCGCTGAAGGCCGTGGTGATGCTCGGTCGCAGGCGTTGCCGGGTGATCTGCATCAGCCCGAAATCACTCATCGGCAGGATCTTGGTCACGGCCCGGTCCCGCCGGAAGGCTTTCCGCATCTCGTCGAACACCTTGCGGCGGTTGCGTTCATCCCGCATGTCGATGAAGTCGACCACGATGATGCCGCCGAGGTCGCGCAGGCGCACCTGCCGGGCGATGGCCCGGGCCGCCTCCAGGTTGACCTTGAGCGAGTTCTGTTCCTGGGTCAGCCCCTTGCCCGCTCTTCCCGAGTTGACGTCGATGACGTGCATGGCCTCGGTCTGTTCGATGAAGAGGTAGCCGCCCGAGGGCAGGTTGACCCGGCTCTCGAAGGCTTCGGCCACGGCCCCGGCGATGCCGGTCGCCTCGAAGATCGGCTTGCGGCCCTTGTAGTGCTGCACAGCCGGGGCCATCTGCGGCGCCACGGCCTGCACATACCCCTTGATGTTGCGGTAGACGCGGGGATTGTCGATCAGGATGCGGTCATAGTCTTCCGAGAACAGGTCGCGGATGACCGAAGAGACCATGTTCACGTCTTCGTGGACGACGAGCGGCGGGTTCGGCTTGCCGGCCAGCTTTTGCTCGATCTTACGCCACTTTTCGAGGAGCAGGCGCAGGTCGGTGTCCAGGTCCTTGGCACTGCGTCCCTCGGCCACGGTGCGTACGATGACGCCGAAGCCGTCCGGCACGAGGCTTTTGGCCAGGGCCCGCAGGCGACGGCGCTCCTTGTACGAATAGATTTTTTTCGAGACGGCCACGTAGTCGGCCAGGGGAACGAGCACGAGGAAGCGCCCGGCCAGCGAGATGTCGGTCGTGACGCGGCTGCCCTTGGTCGAGATCGGCTCCTTGCTGATCTTGACCAGGATGCGCTGGTCCCGCCGGAGGTAGGATTCGAGGGGCCGGTCGCGGGGGGTGTCTTCGTCCGGAGGTGCCGGGCGGCCAGTGGACGTTTCCTGCTTTTCCGCGCCGTTCTTGTCTTTGCGGCCGCGGGATCGTCGCTGCGCGGAGCGGCGCCGGCTGCGCGTCCGGGCATCGGCCACGGCATGATGGGCCTTCTGCTCCGGCTCGGCCTCGCCGTCCGGGGGGGAAGACGCCTCTTCGTCCGGCCCGGCGCGGTGGGGGTGCCGGCTGCCTTTCGGGCGGCGGCGCTGCGGCCGGGCGCGGTGATGCTCCGACCGGAGCGGCACCTTCTCTACCGAAGGCTCGGTCTGTTCGAGAAATTCGAGCCAGGCGGGCAGGTTTTCGGCCAGGTCGGAAAAGTGAAGGAAGGCATCCTGTTTCTGCCCGATGTCGATAAACGCCGCCTGGATGCTTGGCATGATACGCCGGACGCGCCCCAGGAAGATGTTCCCGATCGTGCGCTCGTTCTCGGGGTTCTCGATGAACAGTTCCACCAGCTCACCCTCTTCGAGGATGGCGATACGGGTCTGTTCTTTCTCTGCGTTGATGATGATTTCCTTGCCCATACAAAAAGCTCGTGCGTGCCATCCCGGGGCTGGTCCTCACGTGGCGGGTCCCCGGTGGGGGGTAGCCCGGCCGTTGCGCGTCGGGGTGCCGTTCCCCACGAGCCGAAGCAATCCGGCCCGCTTACCGGGCCTCCGGCAGCAGCAGGCGCCGGCGCATACACGCCGGAAGGCAAAAGAGGAGCCGAAACGGGAGGTGTCGCCGTACGCGTGTGCACACAGGCGGTCCCGGCCGGTATGGCGAGATGCTTCGCGGTGTGAGATCGGACCGTAAAAGACCAGCCCCAGGAGTGCCTGACGCACTCCTTGAGAAAACGAAGTAGCAGTGAGAGGAAAAACAGCGTCGCTTTTATCAAGCGATCTATCAACAGATCGTCACGCAAAATAAACCACGAAATGGCAGGTGGTGGTCGGCGGGTCGTTCTGCAAACGACCCGGGTGGGCGGCCGGCGCAAGACCGGGTCACAGGGTATGAACGCGCCCGGAACCCGGTCTCCCGGCGGCAAGCCGGGGTTTCGCAAGGCCGCACACGACTCATGAGGATAATGATTTTTACACTTCCCCGCCTCAAGGCGGAAGGTTCCTGCTTCGCAGACGGTAGCTCGACGACAGGCCGATTGGACGCGTGACGCGGAACGCATCCAATCCGTCTTACACCGTCTCCACAGGCTTTTTGCCCCGAAGGGCTCGGGTATGCCCTACCCTATAGCGTTGGTCCATGCTATTGAAGGCGTCGTTGTGCAGCGCGATGTAGCCGCACCCTTCACGGGTGCGCTCCCCTCTCCGCCGGCGCGCCCGGGCTAACGGGACGCGCAACGCGTCCAGATCCGCGGCTACACGTGCGCCGTTCGCTAAGGGCAGCCATGCCCTCAATAACCATGACCTCCGCTATACCGAAAATCAAGGGGACCGCTTTTGGTTATCAAGCAGCATAAGTACGACTCCGCCTTGCCTGCAGGGTTCCCGTTCGGTCGTATGCGCACCTGCTTACGGGAAGCGAAGGGAGTCTGCGTATCCCGCTGGCTGAAGCCAGGGGTTTCAGGCCGGGCCAAGCGGCCTCTGCCCCCCTCCGAACCTCCCCTTTTTCTTCGAAAAATTGTCGATTCCGGCAAATGATCCCGCCGGTCCGGGTATCTTTGATCCTGCGGGCCGTACCCTGCCCTATCCTCCCGGCAGCGGCCCCGGAGCCCCTGCCTTTAACATAAATTCTCCTTGTCGCCAGAGCCGCTGCTGTATATTCGATGCAGATCGGCCACGGTTTTCTCCCGGTCGCTCTTGCTCCTCTCCAAACCGGCAGGCTGCCATGGCAACACAAGAGACGCCCCTCATCCAGGCACGCGGTCTCGAAGGCGTCGTAGCGCTGGATTCCGAGCTTTGCTTCATCGACGGGCAACAGGGGACGCTGATCTACCGGGGCTATGACATCTTCGACCTGGCCCGTCACACCTCGTTCGAGGAGGTTGCCTACCTGCTCTGGAACGGTCACCTCCCCAACCGGTCGGAACGGGACGAGCTGCTGGCCCGGCTCCAGGCCGAACGTACCCTGCCCCCGATGGTGGCCGAGCTGCTGGGCATGACCCCTGAGGACGCCAGCCCCATGGCGGTGCTCCGCTCGGCCGTCTCGGCGCTGGCCCTTTTCGATGCCGAGGCCGACGACCCGTCCCCCGAAGCCAACTACCGCAAAGCCATTCGCCTGACGGCCCGCATCCCGGTCCTGCTGGCCGCCTTCGACCGGCGGCGCAAGGGCCTGCCGCCCGTCCCCCCGCGCAAGCACGGCAGCACCGCCTTCGACTTCCTCCACATGCTGACCGGCGAAGAACCCGGCGAGGCGGCCGAACGCACCTTCGACACGTGCCTCGTCCTGCATGCCGAGCACGGCCTGAACGCCTCCACCTTTGCCGCCCGCGTCATCGGCGCCACGCTGTCGGACATCTACTCGGCCGTCACCGGAGCCATCGGCGCCCTCAAAGGCCCCCTCCACGGCGGCGCCAACATCGAGGTCATGCGCATGCTTCTCGAGATCGACCGCACCGGCCGCGACCCGGTCCAGTACGTCAAGGAGAAGCTCGCCCGGAAAGAACGCGTCATGGGGTTCGGCCACCGGGTCTACAAAACCCTGGACCCCCGGGCCGCCATCCTCCGCGACATGGTCGAGGCGCTGAGCGAAGAACGCGGCCAGCGCAAGTGGTACGACTACAGCATGAAAATCATGGAGACCATGGAACGGGAGAAAGGACTCTACCCGAACGTGGACTTCTTCAGCGCCCCGGTCTACTACATGCTCGGCATCGCCCCCGACCTCTTCACGCCCATCTTTGCCATGAGCCGCATCACCGGCTGGACGGCCCACCTGCTCGAACAGTGGAAAGACAACCGCCTCATCCGCCCCCGTGCCGCTTACGTCGGCCCCCGCAACCTGGCCGTCAGGCCTCTCGACGAGCGCTGACGCAAGCCGCGATCCCCGCGACCAGGCTTTTTCGGCGACGCGGGAGCCGGAGGCTTCCCTACGGCCACGGGGGCAGGGATCGTCCTGCCGGTCTCATCGTATGAGGTTTTCACCGGCCCGACACCCATGCCGGGCGGCACGGGCTTTGCTGAACAGACGCCACGCCGTCCACGTGTTCCGCGACGCCTGCTCCCTTCATGGTCATCCCCCGTCCCTGCCTCGCCTACCTCGGCCTGCTGTTGATGCTGGTCGCCGGCCTGCCGGCGGCCCGGGCGCAGATCTTCAAGCTCCCGCCGCCCGACACGACCGCCGGCAACTTCTTCGGCGTGGCCGTAGCCCTCGACGGCGACCGGGCCCTCGTGGGAGCCAGCGGGGCAGGCAGTTGCGGGGAGAATGCGGGCGCGGCCTACCTGTATGAGCGCGACCCGGCCCGCAACGAATGGAGGCTCCAGGCCCGGCTGCTCCCGAGCGACTGCAAGGCCGGGCAGTTCTTCGGGCGGGCCGTAGCCCTCAGCGGCGACCGGGCCGTCGTCGCGGCCTTCCGTCCTTTCTTCAGCACGGCCCTCTCGAATGCCGTCTACGTTTTCGAGCACAACCCGGTCACGGGCCTCTGGGAAGAGACGGCCCGGCTCACGTCGAACCGGACCGAGGAGGAAGGCGCCTTCGCGGCCTCCGTGGCCCTCGACGGCGACCGCCTGCTCGTGACCGCCGCCGGCGACCCCGCCGGCCGCCGCTACGGCGGTGCCGCCTATCTCTTCGAACGCGAGCCCGGCGGGCGATGGAAACAGCAGGCCCGCCTCACCGGCGACGACGACCTCCGCTACGGCCTCTTCGGCACCGACGGCGACCTCGACGGCGACCGGGTCGTCGTCGCGGCCTCCACCTACTTCGCCAACCGGCCCGGCTCCATCTACCTCTTCGAACGCAACCCCGCCTCCGGTGCCTGGGAAAAGGTCGCCCGCTTCGGCCACATCGACGACTTCTTCATCTCGGTCGACCTCTCCGGGGACCGGGTGATCGTCGGAGAGAGCCGGGACGGGCCGCACGGCTCGGGACGGGCGACGCTCTTCGAACGCAACGCGGAAGGCCGGTGGCAGCAAACCGCCACGCTTGCCCCCACCCAGCCCTACAAACAGGGGGGGTTCGGCACCGAGGTGGCCCTCGACGGCGACCGGGCCCTCGTCGTCGGCTACGACGAGCAGCTCAGCTTCGAATTCAACATCGACCGGGTCGTCTATGTCTTTGCCTATGACCCCGAAAGCCGGTCCTGGGAGCAGAAACGCATCCTCGACGTCGGGGAAGTCGCCTTCGGTTCGGCCATCGACCTCGACGGCCCGTGGGCCCTCATCGGGCAGGCTTCCGAACAAAAGCCCGGGCAGGTCTACCTGGCCCGCCTTCCCTGACGCACCACCCGGAGCCGTCCCGCTACCATTGACCGGCCCGTACCGACCACCGGGCCTCATACGGGCAACCCCGCCCGCCCGGCCACGTATACGCCATGCTGTATCAATAAAAACAACATCATAGTGTAATATTTTTTGGCCCAAATACGTAACCCTCCCGCCTCCACGTCGTAAGGTTGGGACACGTCATTTCTATCATCATAGCCTGACAAGGGGGAGGGTTCAGCTATGAGAAAACATATGACACGCGCGACGCTGGCCGTCGCCGTGCTCCTGCTCGGCTGGGCGGGCGTCGCACAGGCGGCCCCCCCGGACGACGACCCGCAGCACCTCTACGACGCGGCCCGCGAAGCAGTCGAAAAGGCCCGGTGGGACGTCTTCAGCAAACGCCTCGTCGAGGCCCTGCACACGAAGCACGACGGCCTTCGCGAGGCCGCCATGCGCCTGATCATCCAGTATGGCGACCGGGTGGACGTGAAGGATGCCGTCTTCGACGTGATGCGCCTCTACCGGGATCACGACGACGAAAACCTGCGCCGCATGGCCATCGTCACCCTGGGCAGCATGAAGAGCAACTGGGCCATCAGCTTCCTTCGCCTGTCGGAGGAATACGAGAAATCGCCTGCCCTGAAACAGACGATCCGGGCCGTCGTGGCACGGCATCACAACGGAGGCTGAGCCGCATCCGGGCGTATCCAAAGCAAAAAACCTGCATGCAAGCATGCAGGTTTTTTTGTCTTCACGATAGGTGCGAGACGGATCACACGGGCCGGATCGGGATGCTGACGCGGGTATGGTCCCACGTCATGACCAGGTTGACCCCGTTTTCCGCCTCCTCGAACTCGATCGTGAAGGCCTCGTACAGCTCCGGCGTCCGGGTCACCGGCACGGTGAAACGCAGCACGTCCTCGTCCGGATTATAGCGGAACGCGCCCCACTGGCCGAGAACGCCATTGAGGATGACGGTCCACTGATTCTCTTCCGGGATGGTGAAGAGCGCATAGGTACCGGCCGGCAACCGGTGACCGGCGATCTCGATGTCTCCGGTCGTGGTCAGCTCGGTGGCCTCGTTGGCACCGGTGCGCCAGACTTCCCCGTAGGGGACGAGGCCGCCGAAGATCTCGCGATCCCGCTTGCGGGGCGAGGAGTAGGTAACCTTCAGATAGGTATCGCCGAGCATGGTGCGGGCGATCATGGTCGGGCTGGCCCGGGGCTCGGGTGGGGGAATCACCTCGGCTTCCTGCGCGCGTAAGGACGTCGCGGTGAAGGCCGCCAGCAGCAGGGCCAGCGCCGGCAAGAGGGAGCATCGTGTCGGGTATCGCATAGGTCAGAGCGGGTTGGGAAACGGGCTTGAGCCGGGAGAACGCGTTCCGGCCTCCTCAGCGTTCGAGCGGGCGCACCGTGACGTTCTCGAGCACGATCTCGGAAACCGGCCGCAGCCGCCCTTCCTCGAACAGCGTGTCGTAGTGCTCGATGTCGCCGGGGCCGAGCGTGTCGGCCGTATAGTTGCGGTAGTCGGCAAAGCGCACCCCGCCGACGTACCGGACGTTGAACGCCTCCCGAAAGCGAGAGCCGGTCTCGTTCGTGTAATAGTAATAGGCAAGATAGTCCATGGTGGCACGGTCCTGATGGAACCAGTACACGAACCGGTCCTGGTAGTCGCGCCCGCCGCCTTCCTTCCGGAACGTGATCTCGACCTCGTGATACGGCTCGCCCCGGAGGGTGTCGAGGCCGAGATAGCGTTTCTGCACGGCCGGGTCGTTCAACGGGAAAGGCAGCAGGGCAAAGTATACGACCGAGTTGACGTCTTCCTCCACCTTCAGCCGCTCTTTCTCATTCAGCGCCACCACCTCTCCGTCGACCGCGCGGAAGAGCGTATCATTGGCGAGCACCTCGCGCACGGTGCCGGTGGTGTCGGTATAACGACGCTCATACCGAAAGAGCCCGTCCTCCCGGGTGACGGTGAAATGCGCACCGCGAAAGTCGAACTCGACGACGGCCCGGCGGAGCACCTCGCCGCCGTGCGCGGCCATGGCAGCGTCGACGATAGCCTGGGGATCGGGCGGGGCATCGCTGCAGGCGAGTGCGACAAAAAGCACCGGCAGGAGCACGAAACGGACAGGAAACGTAGCAGGCATGGCGTACGGGTGGCCGTGGGGTTTCAACCGGACCGGCCGGGGGGGGCCGCATCGTCCCGGTAACGTCGACGGTGGTGCAGTTTCTGGAGCTGCCGTTCGATGACCAGGTCGGCCAGGAGGGCCGGCAGATCCGCCGGGGCCGCGTCGGTGAGCGCACGGGTCACCTTCGCCTCGGCCACGTCGATGCGGTAAAGGATGCTCATGAGCAACCCCGGGTTCCGGTCGAGCAGGAAACCAATGCGTTCGATCAGAAACCGACGGACGTCGTCGAGCGTGATCGTCCCGGCCGGCACGGACAGGGCCGGGTCCACCGGGAAGGTCGCCGCCAGCAACCGCAGCGTCTCCGAGGGCAGGTGTGGATCGTCGGGCATGAATGCCGCTGAATCGATTCGCGCAGGGTCGTGTGACGCGGTGGGCAGGGATACGTCTTCCCTACGGCACTACAAAGAAACCGCCTTTCGGATCCTGCCCCGGGAGCATGCGTTTAGGGAAACGCCGGCATCGGGCAAATCTTCTGGCTCATCTCCCCGCTCATCACCGTGACGAAAAGCGACATCATCGACCGCGTGGCGACCGGAACCGGTCTGACCAAAATCGAGACGGAGGCCGTCATCAACGGCTTCATTGCCGTCGTCAAAGCCGCCCTGCGACAGGGAGAGCGCGTCGACCTCCGGGGGTTCGGCGCGTTCAAAGTGCAGCACCGGGCCGCCCGGACGGCACGCAATCCGCGCACGCGCGAAGAGATCGAAGTGCCACCACAGTACGTTCCGGTCTTCAAGGCATCCCGGGAGCTCCGACAGGACGTCGACGAGGCCATGAAGACGGGCAAGAGCGAAAAACCTGCGTGACGACAAACCGGATACCATGAAGGAGCTGGTCTGCGAAGGATGCGGGGCACGACTGCCCGGGGAAGCCTCCCGTTGCGATCTCTGTGGCACGCCGGTGGAGACGCCCGGCGCCGGGGACGCAGCGGAAGCCATCGGCGCCGCCGGAACGGAGCCCGGTGCAACCCCGGAAGCCGTGCCCGCCGGGATTTTCTGCAACGCCTGCGGCTGGTCGAACCCGCCGGCGGCCCGTTTCTGCAGCCGGTGCGGCGCCCGCCTGGATGAGCGGGTGGCGGCCCTCCACGGGGTCGCTGCTCCGCCCCCCTCCTCCCCCGGCACACCGGCCCCGCATGCGCACGCGGCGCATGCCGGACCCACTTCCTCCCGGGCTTCGTCGCCGGCCGGCGTGGGACGGCAGGTCGGTATCCTGATCGGTGCGGGCGTCCTGCTCGTGCTGGGGCTTTACCTGATCACCCTCGTCAGCAAGGGGGTCGAACGCGGTCCGGCCCCGGCGCAGCCCGCCGCCCAGGCCGCCCCGGCGCCGGCGACCGGCCCGCTCCCGGAAGACGTCGCCGCCCGGGCCGAAGCGCTGGCGGAGGAGATCAACCGCCTCACCGGCGAAGCCGCCCTCGAAAAACGCCGCGAACTCGTCCGGCTCTACGCACAGGCCGGGCGGTACGACCTGGCCGCCGCCGAGCAGAAAAGCCTGGCCGAGCGTGAAAACACCGAGGAAGCCTGGGTCCTGGCCGGCAACCTTTACTACGACTGGATGGAACGGCAGACCGGCACCGCACGCACCCTCTTCGCCCGCCAGGCCATCGCCGCCTACCGGAAAGCCCTCGAGATCAACCCGGACAACCTGGACGTGCGCACCGACATGGCCATCGCCTACCTGTACGACCCGGAACAGCCCATGAAGGCCATCGAGGAGACGAACGCCGTGCTGGCACGCGACCCGAACCACGTCCAGGCCAACTTCAACCGGGGCCTCATGTTGCTGCAGATCAACCGGGTCGATCAGGCGCTGGAACAGTTCGAAAAGGTCAAAACCATCGTGGGCAACCCGAACGACCCGGTCTACCAGCGCGCCGAGCAGGTGATCGCGACCCTGCGCA
This window contains:
- a CDS encoding HU family DNA-binding protein; its protein translation is MTKSDIIDRVATGTGLTKIETEAVINGFIAVVKAALRQGERVDLRGFGAFKVQHRAARTARNPRTREEIEVPPQYVPVFKASRELRQDVDEAMKTGKSEKPA
- a CDS encoding double zinc ribbon domain-containing protein; its protein translation is MKELVCEGCGARLPGEASRCDLCGTPVETPGAGDAAEAIGAAGTEPGATPEAVPAGIFCNACGWSNPPAARFCSRCGARLDERVAALHGVAAPPPSSPGTPAPHAHAAHAGPTSSRASSPAGVGRQVGILIGAGVLLVLGLYLITLVSKGVERGPAPAQPAAQAAPAPATGPLPEDVAARAEALAEEINRLTGEAALEKRRELVRLYAQAGRYDLAAAEQKSLAERENTEEAWVLAGNLYYDWMERQTGTARTLFARQAIAAYRKALEINPDNLDVRTDMAIAYLYDPEQPMKAIEETNAVLARDPNHVQANFNRGLMLLQINRVDQALEQFEKVKTIVGNPNDPVYQRAEQVIATLRNQQTGAGAGS
- a CDS encoding citrate synthase encodes the protein MATQETPLIQARGLEGVVALDSELCFIDGQQGTLIYRGYDIFDLARHTSFEEVAYLLWNGHLPNRSERDELLARLQAERTLPPMVAELLGMTPEDASPMAVLRSAVSALALFDAEADDPSPEANYRKAIRLTARIPVLLAAFDRRRKGLPPVPPRKHGSTAFDFLHMLTGEEPGEAAERTFDTCLVLHAEHGLNASTFAARVIGATLSDIYSAVTGAIGALKGPLHGGANIEVMRMLLEIDRTGRDPVQYVKEKLARKERVMGFGHRVYKTLDPRAAILRDMVEALSEERGQRKWYDYSMKIMETMEREKGLYPNVDFFSAPVYYMLGIAPDLFTPIFAMSRITGWTAHLLEQWKDNRLIRPRAAYVGPRNLAVRPLDER
- a CDS encoding Rne/Rng family ribonuclease; translation: MGKEIIINAEKEQTRIAILEEGELVELFIENPENERTIGNIFLGRVRRIMPSIQAAFIDIGQKQDAFLHFSDLAENLPAWLEFLEQTEPSVEKVPLRSEHHRARPQRRRPKGSRHPHRAGPDEEASSPPDGEAEPEQKAHHAVADARTRSRRRSAQRRSRGRKDKNGAEKQETSTGRPAPPDEDTPRDRPLESYLRRDQRILVKISKEPISTKGSRVTTDISLAGRFLVLVPLADYVAVSKKIYSYKERRRLRALAKSLVPDGFGVIVRTVAEGRSAKDLDTDLRLLLEKWRKIEQKLAGKPNPPLVVHEDVNMVSSVIRDLFSEDYDRILIDNPRVYRNIKGYVQAVAPQMAPAVQHYKGRKPIFEATGIAGAVAEAFESRVNLPSGGYLFIEQTEAMHVIDVNSGRAGKGLTQEQNSLKVNLEAARAIARQVRLRDLGGIIVVDFIDMRDERNRRKVFDEMRKAFRRDRAVTKILPMSDFGLMQITRQRLRPSITTAFSGPNGTTDDEDTGGAEAPKPEAAVPAERNGMPVRAPEALVEEIERGIVAYKEQGRRGLLRLRVHPFTAAYLRRGLINCVGRWRMKHHVRVRLETDAALDPLGFRLFDAETGKEVT
- a CDS encoding FG-GAP repeat protein, whose translation is MVIPRPCLAYLGLLLMLVAGLPAARAQIFKLPPPDTTAGNFFGVAVALDGDRALVGASGAGSCGENAGAAYLYERDPARNEWRLQARLLPSDCKAGQFFGRAVALSGDRAVVAAFRPFFSTALSNAVYVFEHNPVTGLWEETARLTSNRTEEEGAFAASVALDGDRLLVTAAGDPAGRRYGGAAYLFEREPGGRWKQQARLTGDDDLRYGLFGTDGDLDGDRVVVAASTYFANRPGSIYLFERNPASGAWEKVARFGHIDDFFISVDLSGDRVIVGESRDGPHGSGRATLFERNAEGRWQQTATLAPTQPYKQGGFGTEVALDGDRALVVGYDEQLSFEFNIDRVVYVFAYDPESRSWEQKRILDVGEVAFGSAIDLDGPWALIGQASEQKPGQVYLARLP
- a CDS encoding DUF6503 family protein codes for the protein MPATFPVRFVLLPVLFVALACSDAPPDPQAIVDAAMAAHGGEVLRRAVVEFDFRGAHFTVTREDGLFRYERRYTDTTGTVREVLANDTLFRAVDGEVVALNEKERLKVEEDVNSVVYFALLPFPLNDPAVQKRYLGLDTLRGEPYHEVEITFRKEGGGRDYQDRFVYWFHQDRATMDYLAYYYYTNETGSRFREAFNVRYVGGVRFADYRNYTADTLGPGDIEHYDTLFEEGRLRPVSEIVLENVTVRPLER
- a CDS encoding DUF2911 domain-containing protein: MRYPTRCSLLPALALLLAAFTATSLRAQEAEVIPPPEPRASPTMIARTMLGDTYLKVTYSSPRKRDREIFGGLVPYGEVWRTGANEATELTTTGDIEIAGHRLPAGTYALFTIPEENQWTVILNGVLGQWGAFRYNPDEDVLRFTVPVTRTPELYEAFTIEFEEAENGVNLVMTWDHTRVSIPIRPV